From Antennarius striatus isolate MH-2024 chromosome 14, ASM4005453v1, whole genome shotgun sequence, the proteins below share one genomic window:
- the LOC137606904 gene encoding angiopoietin-2-like isoform X2 has protein sequence MMTSVCTGEGHPGRGRYGMLGRWWEPLFLSWVLLIGCCLQPAFGDFRDLDEHPDVGPDEDAPPNTPMGSSKDGLDLDFQSRYVPDADWDINRDYEDVDWRPPSPVGGPPSPDAPLTDNPMPNGTIEGASAPCGGSSHLTPSGRCRLVAALPPVQGAGSQTRCPDVFRCTNGVWRWLHQNQNQREQLGELGGSVSELQEELRSHRRRLKVLEMQGEPGLAVNSTFDLWLRSLALRDAQTDTLLQVHAALLGDLQAQIGNLSAAAITAGRRGGRGTGCMTTKPLLGMRDTPPPGGPLLSFCQSDCASLYHSGVRLSGVYQVVLSPGSALPVYCDMDTEGGGWTMFQRRRDGSLGFNRGWAEYRGGFGEPRGEHWLGNHALHRLSNHGQHSLRIDLQDWSHTHRHASYHTFRIEDEDNRYRLHVSGFSGTVDDSFGWYHDGHAFSTPDTGNVCAEIGHAGWWFHQCFRANLNGVYYQGGRYSQRAHNLLGPDGIVWFSWKESDFYSLKAVTMMIRPRLFRPRPSP, from the exons ATGATGACCTCAGTCTGCACTGGTGAAGGTCATCCAGGGAGGGGGCGTTATGGAATGCTGGGGAGGTGGTGGGAACCCCTCTTCCTGTCTTGGgtcctcctgattggctgctgccttCAGCCCGCCTTTGGTGACTTCAGGGACCTGGATGAGCATCCAGATGTTGGACCTGATGAAGACGCACCCCCCAACACTCCCATGGGATCCAGCAAGGACGGACTAGACCTGGATTTCCAGAGCCGGTACGTCCCAGACGCAGACTGGGACATCAACAGGGACTACGAGGATGTGGACTGGCGTCCTCCGTCCCCGGTGGGAGGGCCCCCGTCCCCAGACGCACCGCTGACGGACAACCCAATGCCCAACGGGACGATTGAGGGGGCGTCGGCGCCGTGTGGCGGGTCCAGCCACCTGACGCCCAGTGGTCGGTGCCGGCTGGTGGCCGCGCTGCCTCCGGtacagggggcggggtcacagaCACGCTGCCCAGACGTGTTCCGGTGCACCAATGGCGTGTGGCGTTGGctccaccagaaccagaaccagagggaGCAGCTGGGGGAGCTGGGGGGGTCCGTGTccgagctgcaggaggagctgaggagccACCGGCGCCGCCTCAAAGTCCTGGAGATGCAG ggTGAACCAGGCCTGGCTGTGAActcgacctttgacctgtggCTGCGTTCCCTGGCGTTGCGTGACGCCCAGACCGACACCCTTCTGCAGGTTCACGCCGCGCTGCTGGGCGACCTGCAAGCGCAGATCGGCAACCTGTCGGCCGCCGCCATCACCGCCGGGCGGCGAGGGGGCCGCGGCACCGGCTGCATGACGACCAAACCGCTGCTTGGCATGAGGGACACGCCCCCGCCCG GTGGACCCCTCCTGTCGTTCTGCCAGTCCGACTGTGCGTCTCTCTACCACAGCGGCGTCCGTCTGTCAGGCGTCTATCAGGTGGTCCTGTCTCCAGGCTCCGCCCTGCCCGTCTACTGCGACATGGACACGGAGG GCGGGGGCTGGACCATGTTCCAGCGGCGCCGTGACGGCTCACTGGGCTTTAACCGTGGCTGGGCGGAGTACCGCGGCGGCTTTGGCGAGCCACGAGGAGAACATTGGCTGGGGAACCACGCCCTCCACCGGCTGTCCAATCACGGCCAGCACAGCCTCCGCATAGACCTGCAGGACTGGAGCCACACCCACAGACACGCCTCCTACCACACCTTCAG gattGAGGACGAGGACAACCGGTACCGCCTGCACGTGTCCGGCTTCAGCGGGACGGTGGACGACTCCTTCGGCTGGTACCACGACGGCCACGCCTTCAGCACCCCCGACACCGGCAACGTCTGTGCCGAGATCGGCCACGCCGGGTGGTGGTTCCACCAGTGCTTCAGAGCCAACCTCAACGGGGTCTACTACCAG GGGGGGCGCTACTCTCAGAGAGCCCACAACCTTCTGGGGCCGGACGGCATCGTGTGGTTCTCCTGGAAGGAGTCCGACTTCTACTCCCTGAAGGCCGTCACCATGATGATTCGGCCACGCCTCTTCAGGCCACGCCCATCGCCATAG
- the LOC137606904 gene encoding uncharacterized protein isoform X1 gives MMTSVCTGEGHPGRGRYGMLGRWWEPLFLSWVLLIGCCLQPAFGDFRDLDEHPDVGPDEDAPPNTPMGSSKDGLDLDFQSRYVPDADWDINRDYEDVDWRPPSPVGGPPSPDAPLTDNPMPNGTIEGASAPCGGSSHLTPSGRCRLVAALPPVQGAGSQTRCPDVFRCTNGVWRWLHQNQNQREQLGELGGSVSELQEELRSHRRRLKVLEMQGEPGLAVNSTFDLWLRSLALRDAQTDTLLQVHAALLGDLQAQIGNLSAAAITAGRRGGRGTGCMTTKPLLGMRDTPPPGGPLLSFCQSDCASLYHSGVRLSGVYQVVLSPGSALPVYCDMDTEGGGWTMFQRRRDGSLGFNRGWAEYRGGFGEPRGEHWLGNHALHRLSNHGQHSLRIDLQDWSHTHRHASYHTFRIEDEDNRYRLHVSGFSGTVDDSFGWYHDGHAFSTPDTGNVCAEIGHAGWWFHQCFRANLNGVYYQVGLLQVGPLQVGLLPGGSTTGGSTTGGSTTGGSTTGGSTTGGSTTGGSTTRWVYYRWVHYRWVYYQVGLLQVGLLQVGPLQVGPLQVGLLPGGSTTGGSTIGGSTTGGSTTRWVYYRWVYYRWVHYRWVYYQVGLLQVGPL, from the exons ATGATGACCTCAGTCTGCACTGGTGAAGGTCATCCAGGGAGGGGGCGTTATGGAATGCTGGGGAGGTGGTGGGAACCCCTCTTCCTGTCTTGGgtcctcctgattggctgctgccttCAGCCCGCCTTTGGTGACTTCAGGGACCTGGATGAGCATCCAGATGTTGGACCTGATGAAGACGCACCCCCCAACACTCCCATGGGATCCAGCAAGGACGGACTAGACCTGGATTTCCAGAGCCGGTACGTCCCAGACGCAGACTGGGACATCAACAGGGACTACGAGGATGTGGACTGGCGTCCTCCGTCCCCGGTGGGAGGGCCCCCGTCCCCAGACGCACCGCTGACGGACAACCCAATGCCCAACGGGACGATTGAGGGGGCGTCGGCGCCGTGTGGCGGGTCCAGCCACCTGACGCCCAGTGGTCGGTGCCGGCTGGTGGCCGCGCTGCCTCCGGtacagggggcggggtcacagaCACGCTGCCCAGACGTGTTCCGGTGCACCAATGGCGTGTGGCGTTGGctccaccagaaccagaaccagagggaGCAGCTGGGGGAGCTGGGGGGGTCCGTGTccgagctgcaggaggagctgaggagccACCGGCGCCGCCTCAAAGTCCTGGAGATGCAG ggTGAACCAGGCCTGGCTGTGAActcgacctttgacctgtggCTGCGTTCCCTGGCGTTGCGTGACGCCCAGACCGACACCCTTCTGCAGGTTCACGCCGCGCTGCTGGGCGACCTGCAAGCGCAGATCGGCAACCTGTCGGCCGCCGCCATCACCGCCGGGCGGCGAGGGGGCCGCGGCACCGGCTGCATGACGACCAAACCGCTGCTTGGCATGAGGGACACGCCCCCGCCCG GTGGACCCCTCCTGTCGTTCTGCCAGTCCGACTGTGCGTCTCTCTACCACAGCGGCGTCCGTCTGTCAGGCGTCTATCAGGTGGTCCTGTCTCCAGGCTCCGCCCTGCCCGTCTACTGCGACATGGACACGGAGG GCGGGGGCTGGACCATGTTCCAGCGGCGCCGTGACGGCTCACTGGGCTTTAACCGTGGCTGGGCGGAGTACCGCGGCGGCTTTGGCGAGCCACGAGGAGAACATTGGCTGGGGAACCACGCCCTCCACCGGCTGTCCAATCACGGCCAGCACAGCCTCCGCATAGACCTGCAGGACTGGAGCCACACCCACAGACACGCCTCCTACCACACCTTCAG gattGAGGACGAGGACAACCGGTACCGCCTGCACGTGTCCGGCTTCAGCGGGACGGTGGACGACTCCTTCGGCTGGTACCACGACGGCCACGCCTTCAGCACCCCCGACACCGGCAACGTCTGTGCCGAGATCGGCCACGCCGGGTGGTGGTTCCACCAGTGCTTCAGAGCCAACCTCAACGGGGTCTACTACCAGGTGGGTCTACTACAGGTGGGTCCACTACAGGTGGGTCTACTACCAGGTGGGTCTACTACAGGTGGGTCTACTACAGGTGGGTCCACTACAGGTGGGTCCACTACAG GTGGGTCTACTACAGGTGGGTCCACTACAGGTGGGTCTACTACCAGGTGGGTCTACTACAGGTGGGTCCACTATAGGTGGGTCTACTACCAGGTGGGTCTACTACAGGTGGGTCTACTACAGGTGGGTCCACTACAGGTGGGTCCACTACAGGTGGGTCTACTACCAGGTGGGTCTACTACAGGTGGGTCCACTATAGGTGGGTCTACTACAGGTGGGTCCACTACCAGGTGGGTCTACTACAGGTGGGTCTACTACAGGTGGGTCCACTACAGGTGGGTCTACTACCAGGTGGGTCTACTACAGGTGGGTCCACTATAG
- the LOC137607388 gene encoding CD209 antigen-like protein 2 — protein MSSTGTAAVADGMYSKLIDDDGTEDVFTHRTDTGPPVAPVRATPGWGGPGPGWGPYRLATICLATLCTVLLIAVIAVAAQNRRPPEAVSGAQEQTLDLNVTALLASIRNLQQEKVELQKERAELLAKLSTATALQPRTEATPTPLTCPPDWHRFNGSCYLISRTTRDWPESKSYCESLGGHLAIIHTAEEQTFLWDLLPRGHWNAFWFGVTDEHTEDHWKWVDGTPLAGGFWEVGEPNNHIDEDCGYIVKTRVLERVAVRSWYDAPCSMYWRFICEKEMGGAGGTAMPH, from the exons ATGTCGAGCACCGGGACGGCCGCGGTGGCTGACGGGATGTACTCCAAACTGATCGATGACGACGGAACGGAGGACGTCTTCACGCACCGGACCGATACCG GTCCCCCGGTGGCCCCGGTCAGAGCGACCCCCGGGTGGGGCGGCCCCGGCCCCGGGTGGGGCCCCTACCGCCTCGCCACCATCTGCCTGGCGACGCTGTGTACCGTCCTGCTGATCGCCGTCATCGCCGTCGCCGCCCAGA ACAGGAGGCCCCCGGAGGCGGTCTCGGGGGCCCAGGAGCAGACGCTGGACCTGAACGTGACGGCGCTCTTGGCCTCCATCAGGAACCTGCAGCAGGAGAAGGTGGAGCTCCAGAAAGAGAGGGCGGAGCTTCTAGCCAAACTGTCCACCGCCACAG CGCTCCAGCCCAGGAccgaggccacgcccacaccgCTCACCTGCCCCCCCGACTGGCACCGCTTCAACGGCAGCTGTTACCTCATCTCCAGGACCACGCGTGATTGGCCAGAGAGCAAGTCCTACTGCGAGAGCCTGGGGGGGCACCTGGCCATCATCCACACGGCAGAGGAGCAG ACCTTCCTGTGGGACCTCCTGCCCCGGGGTCACTGGAACGCCTTCTGGTTCGGGGTCACTGACGAGCACACGGAGGACCACTGGAAGTGGGTGGACGGCACCCCCCTGGCTGGAGg CTTTTGGGAGGTGGGTGAACCCAACAACCACATTGACGAGGACTGCGGCTACATCGTGAAAACACGTGTGCTGGAGCGGGTGGCCGTCCGCAGCTGGTACGACGCCCCCTGCAGCATGTACTGGCGCTTCATCTGTGAGAAGGAGATGGGGGGCGCCGGGGGCACCGCCATGCCGCACTGA
- the gnb3b gene encoding guanine nucleotide-binding protein G(I)/G(S)/G(T) subunit beta-3b has translation MAAEKAEIDALKKECDGLRTKIEAARKAVNDGNMTSAAGGVASVGRVQLKLRKTLKGHLAKIYAMHWSADSRQMVSASQDGKLLVWDTFTGNKLVAVPLKSAWVMSVAFAPSGNLVASGGLDNICTVYNIKAASPKTLRELDAHTGYLSCCRFLSDTEILSASGDTTCCLWDLETGKQKVVFTNHIGDCMSLALGPDMNTFISGACDSLAKLWDLRDGTCKQTFSGHTSDINAIAFFPSGNAVVTGSDDCSCKLYDLRSDQEVGGYQDGGLNAGVTSLALSSSGRLIFAGYDDFNCHVWDTLKGEKVGVLSGHDNRVSCTGVPEDGMGVCTGSWDSFLKLWN, from the exons ATGGCAGCGGAGAAAGCTGAGATAGACGCGCTGAAGAAGGAGTGCGACGGCCTCCGCACCAAGATCGAG GCGGCCCGCAAGGCTGTGAATGACGGCAACATGACATCAGcagcagggggcgtggcctcggTGGGGCGTGTCCAGCTGAAGCTCAGGAAGACGCTGAAGGGTCACCTGGCTAAAATCTACGCCATGCACTGGTCAGCTGACTCCAg GCAGATGGTGAGCGCGTCGCAGGACGGCAAGCTGCTGGTGTGGGACACCTTCACGGGCAACAAG ctgGTGGCAGTGCCGCTGAAGTCGGCCTGGGTGATGAGCGTGGCGTTTGCCCCGTCGGGGAACCTGGTGGCGAGCGGCGGTCTGGACAACATCTGCACCGTCTACAACATCAAGGCGGCGAGCCCCAAGACGCTCCGCGAGCTGGACGCCCACACAG GCTACCTGTCCTGCTGCCGTTTCCTTAGCGATACCGAGATCCTGTCGGCGTCCGGCGACACCACCTG CTGCCTGTGGGACCTGGAGACCGGGAAGCAGAAGGTGGTCTTCACCAACCACATCGGGGACTGCATGTCTCTGGCCCTGGGGCCCGACATGAACACCTTCATCTCGGGGGCCTGTGATTCGCTGGCCAAGCTGTGGGACCTGAGGGACGGGACCTGCAAGCAGACCTTCTCCGGACACACCAGCGACATCAACGCCATCGCT TTCTTCCCCAGCGGGAACGCGGTGGTGACGGGCTCAGACGACTGCAGCTGTAAGCTGTACGACCTGCGCTCCGACCAGGAGGTGGGGGGCTACCAGGACGGGGGGCTGAACGCCGGCGTCACCTCGCTGGCGCTCTCCAGCTCCGGGCGCCTCATCTTCGCCGGCTACGACGACTTCAACTGCCACGTGTGGGACACGCTGAAGGGGGAGAAAGTTG GTGTGCTCTCCGGCCATGACAACAGGGTGAGCTGCACCGGCGTCCCCGAGGATGGGATGGGGGTCTGCACGGGGTCCTGGGACAGCTTCCTGAAGCTGTGgaactga